In Actinoplanes octamycinicus, the genomic window GATTCTCCCGCAACGCGGGCGGCGGAGGTAGGCCGGGGCGGCGCGGGCCAGGTCACAGGGGCGGCGTGCGGTGCCGGGGCGGCGCGGGCCAGGTCACAGGGGCGGCGTGCGGTGCCGGGGCGGCGCGGGCCAGGTCACAGGGGCGGCGTGCGGTGCCGGGCGGCGCGGGCCGCCGGGTCACAGGGAGCCGGCGAGCCGCTCCCCGAGCAGGTGGGTGCCGGGTGGCAGCTCGCCCGAACCGCGCCGGATCAGACTGGTCGGGATCCAGTGCTCGGCCGGCGGCCCGCTGTCCCCGTCGAGGCGGCGGAACAGCGCCCGTGCCGCCGTCCGCCCCATCAGCGCCGGGTCCTGGGCGATCACCGTGACGGCCGGCTCGAGCAGGTCGGCCAGCGGGAAGTCGTCGAAGCCGACCACCGCGACGGCGCCCTGCAGGCCGAGCCGGCGCAGCGCCCGGACCGCCCCGATGGTGATCAGGTTCTGGCTGGTGAACAGGGCGGTCGGCGGGTCGGGCCGGTGCAGCAGCTCCATCACCGCGCTCTCCGCCGCGGCCGTGGTGTGCAGCTCGGTGACGACCAGCCGGGCGTCCGGCTCCAGGCCGGCCTCGCGCAGCGCGGTGTGGTAGCCGTCCTGCCGGAACCGGGCGGTGGAGATCCGGGTGTAGTCGGTGAGGCAGGCGATCCGCCGGTGCCCGTGGGCGATCAGGTGCCGGGTGGCCTCGCCGGCCCCGATCACGTTGGTGGCCAGCACGGTGTCCGCCGGGAAGCCCTGGCCGGGCCGGTCCACGAAGACCACCGGGGTGTCGGTCTGCACCTCGGTCATCAGGTAGCTCTGGTCCGAGCCGACCGGGGCGATGATCAGCCCGTCGGCGCGGCGCATGGCGAACGCCCGGGCCAGCTCCCGCTCCCGCCGCGGGTCCTCGTCCAGGCTGCCGGTCAGCACCTGCACGCCGCGGGTACGGGCCTCGTCCTCGACGGCCCGGTGCAGGGCCGCGGAGAACGGGTTGCCGACGTCCTCGAGCAGCAGCGCGATCGTCCCGGACCGGCGGTCGCCGCGGCGCAGCGTGCTGGCCCCGATGTCGGGCCGATAGCCGAGCGTCTCGATGGCGCTGCGGACCTGCGCGATCAGCACCGGGGAGACGTTCGGCTCGTTGTTCACCACCCGGGAGACGGTTTTGAGGCTGACCCGGGCGACGCGGGCGACGTCGTTCATGGTGGGCCGGCCGGGGCGGCGGCCGGCGGAGGCGGGCACGCTGCCAGCTTAAAGACCGCGTCGCGGCGAGACAACGATGTCATCTCGATCGGCCGTTGCGGTGAGCTGGGCAAACCGCCCACCCGGGCAGATACGCGGCAAGCCGATACAAGCAATAAACCTTTGTAATACATGGTGTTGACAAGGCAATTCGCGTCGCGTTCACTCCGTGACAACGTTGTCTCCGGACGCGTTCGCCACCCCGCCCCCGGCACATCCCCCGGCATCGTGCGCCCGCGCCGATGCCTCGCCGCCTTGTTCCCCAGGAGTCACGAAGAGATGCCGGAGGCCCCCCGCTCCGACCGGCGCGCGCTGCTCGCGCTGGCCGCCGCCACCGTGTTCGCGGTGCTCGGCTACGCCGCCACCGTGACGGTCATGCTGCACACCGAGGCCGAGCCGCCGGGTGGCGCGGCGGCCCCCACGCCGCCCACCTGGGTGCTGCCGGTGGCGTCCGCGCCGGCCTCCCCGCCGGTCTCCATCGCGCCGGCGCCGAGCAGCCGGTCGATCCGTCCAAGCCCGATCCGGGGCGGCACCCGGCCGGTCAGCGCCGCGACGAAGGGCGCCGGCCGGAAGCAGACGGCGAAGCCGACGCCGCCCGCGCCGGTGCTGGTCACCGGCAGCACGATCGGGCTGGGCCTGGTCGACGCGCCCGGATACCGGCTGCGGCACCGGGATTTCGTGGCCCAGGTCGAGCCGCTCACCGCGGACAGCGCTCCGTTGGACCGGATGGACACCCGGTTCACGGTACGGGTGGGCCGCGCCGACAGCCGGTGCGTCGCCTTTGAGGCGGCCGGCCATCCCGGCTTCTTCCTCCGGCACCGGGACTTCGTCCTGCGGCTGGACCGGGCGGACGGCACCGTGCTGTTCGACCGGGACGCCACCTTCTGCCCGGTGCCGCTGGCCGGTGGGTTCGTCCTGCGCTCGGTCAACTTCCCGGACCGTCACCTGGTGCTCGCCGACGGAGGGGTCCGGCTGGAGCCGGTGGCGGCCGGGCAGGCCACCAGGTTCCGGGCGTTGCCGCCGCTATGAATGAGCCGCTCACCCCGGTGGACATCCACAACGTGTCGTTCCGGCGGCCGGCGCTGGGCAAGCGC contains:
- a CDS encoding LacI family DNA-binding transcriptional regulator gives rise to the protein MPASAGRRPGRPTMNDVARVARVSLKTVSRVVNNEPNVSPVLIAQVRSAIETLGYRPDIGASTLRRGDRRSGTIALLLEDVGNPFSAALHRAVEDEARTRGVQVLTGSLDEDPRRERELARAFAMRRADGLIIAPVGSDQSYLMTEVQTDTPVVFVDRPGQGFPADTVLATNVIGAGEATRHLIAHGHRRIACLTDYTRISTARFRQDGYHTALREAGLEPDARLVVTELHTTAAAESAVMELLHRPDPPTALFTSQNLITIGAVRALRRLGLQGAVAVVGFDDFPLADLLEPAVTVIAQDPALMGRTAARALFRRLDGDSGPPAEHWIPTSLIRRGSGELPPGTHLLGERLAGSL
- a CDS encoding AbfB domain-containing protein, with protein sequence MPEAPRSDRRALLALAAATVFAVLGYAATVTVMLHTEAEPPGGAAAPTPPTWVLPVASAPASPPVSIAPAPSSRSIRPSPIRGGTRPVSAATKGAGRKQTAKPTPPAPVLVTGSTIGLGLVDAPGYRLRHRDFVAQVEPLTADSAPLDRMDTRFTVRVGRADSRCVAFEAAGHPGFFLRHRDFVLRLDRADGTVLFDRDATFCPVPLAGGFVLRSVNFPDRHLVLADGGVRLEPVAAGQATRFRALPPL